A single genomic interval of Heterodontus francisci isolate sHetFra1 chromosome 45, sHetFra1.hap1, whole genome shotgun sequence harbors:
- the LOC137356391 gene encoding histone H1-like, with the protein MSLQAIKKALRVKGVDVEKGKFQIKQSIKRLVAKDFLVQTKGTGASGTFKIAKQEKKGNVVKKIKTGAAKRSLVKKTAAKKLITKKTAKKSPGKKIVAKKVSSKKRAAKKVSTKKAATPKKAVKKATLPKKSPVKNANKTKRATGGKPPKKVQSSRGGKKPKAAKAQKAAPGKK; encoded by the coding sequence atgtcactgcaggcaataaagaaggctctgcgtgttaaaggtgtcgatgtggagaagggcaagttccaaatcaagcaaagtatcaagcggcttgtggcgaaagacttcctggtgcagacgaagggcacgggggcctccggcaccttcaaaatcgcgaaacaggaaaagaagggaaatgtggtgaagaagattaagacaggagcagccaagagatctttagtgaagaaaacagctgccaagaaactgataacaaagaaaacagccaagaaatccccagggaagaaaatagtcgccaagaaagtgagcagcaagaagagagcagccaagaaagtgagcacCAAGAAGGCGGCAACACCAaagaaggcggtgaagaaagcaacgcttcCAAAAAAATCTCCAGTGAAGAATGCTAATAAAACCAAGAGGGCCACGGGCGGAAAGCCGCCCAAGAAAGTCCAATCATCAAGGGGCGGGAAgaagccgaaagcagcaaaggctcagaaagcagcccctggaaagaagtga
- the LOC137356459 gene encoding histone H2A-like: MSGRGKTGGKSRAKPKSRSSRAGLQFPVGRVHRHLRKGNYAERVGAGAPVYLAAVLEYLTAEILELAGNAARDNKKSRIIPRHLQLAVRNDEELNKLLGGVTIAQGGVLPNIQAVLLPK, from the coding sequence atgtctggaagagggaagaccggtggtaaatctcgggccaaacccaagtctcgctcctcccgagctggattgcagttcccggtcggccgtgttcaccgccacctcaggaaggggaactatgctgagcgggtgggtgccggagccccggtctatctggctgctgtgctcgagtatctgacagctgaaatcctcgagctggccggcaacgcggcccgggacaacaagaagagccgcatcatccccagacacctgcagctggccgtccgcaacgacgaggagctgaacaagctgttgggaggggtgaccatcgctcagggcggggtgctacctaatatccaggccgtgctgctgcccaag